The sequence ACAGGTTTACCGGACGCGCAACGCCATTTGGATAGACGATATAGACCCTGTCTTCATCCGCCGAACGCGTGAAGCCGCCCACTTCATCGAGATATTGGGCGACCCCCTTTCCGGGGACAAACTGCAGGGCGCTCGGGTTCAGGACATCGCCCACGGTAACAATAAAGTTGGGCCTTTTGGGAACATAGAGCGCATCGCCGGCCTCAAGTACGATATCCTTGGAAGGGTCCAGCAGAAGTTTGACGGGATCAGCCTCGATCACCACCCGTCCGATGACTTCAGCCGAGGTTAGCTGATCGGTAAGCGTCTGGGCCGCCATCAGCGAGTCCGCGTCAACATTTTTCTTGACCGATGCCGAGACCATGGCCGACTGCAGGGACTGGGCAGCCTGTTTCAGTTGAGCCTGCTGGATTTCCTTGACCCGCTTTCTGGTAAAGATTGCGCCGTAAGGATAGGCCTGATCTGTAAAACCACCAGCCCGTACGATGAGATCGGACAGTTTCTCACCCTTGCGAATGGTATAGACCCCGGGTTCCCTGAATTCGCCGGAAAGCAGGACTGCACCCGGCTCGAAATTGGAGAACAGGGAACTTACCCTGACGCCACCACCCGGGTTAATCAGCACCTTGGCAAGGTCCTGGTTTGCCGAATTCACATAATCCCAGTTTATAAAAAACTGTTTTGAGGAGTCCTCGATGACATAGTTTGCCACTTCAATTCGGCTGGTGTTGGCGTCATTGGAAAGCCCGCCGCTGACGGACAACAAGGCGTCGAGGGACGTTTTTTTCACTACCGGATAAACACCGGGCTGCCTGATCGCACCATCAACGGACACCACATATTCCAGCATGAACGGCAGCAGATTTTGGGTTTCAGAGAATACAGCCGGACAAAGGCGCTCACGGGTTTCCTCATATTCTTTTTCCATCTGTTCCTGGGTCGCTCTGGAAGGAACGACTTCAGACGTCCGGGCCTTGTCGCTTGCACCGGCGAGCATATCCTTGTCCGCATACTGGGCCCGCAACTCACCATCAACAAGTTTTTCCCGGTCACGGCTTTTTTCTTCCTCGGCCCCTTTCCTGACAAAGACGGCCCTTACTGCTGTTGCAAACCGCTCAGACTGGGAATCCGCAATAATCCGCGCCAGATTTTCCAGAGGCTGACAATATTTCTGTCGTTTTTCTTCCTCATCCTTGAATTCCTCGTCAGAATATTCCCCACTGAGAATTACGTTTCTGACTTTTTCCGAAATGAGAAACGCAATATCCTTGCGCCCGAAAAAGATCACCCGGTCCCGGTCTTTCAGCGCAAAGTCCTCGCCACCCAGCATCACCTTGCGGGGACTGAATTCAATCAGCCGGCGGCTTCGGGTAGTTTCGTCAACGCGGTCAATGGCGCCAAACAGCAGATAGGGGTCATCTTCCAGGTTATCCAGGCTTCCCAGCATTTTCTTCAGGGTCGGCGCCGACGCCAGCGACCGGACGCCAGGTGCCTTCACATGGCCAAGCAGTTCCACCCTGCCTAACTGACTGTTCTCCTTGAGAGACGCAATCAGGGCTTCTGAACTTTTCAGCTTGGGATTACCGGTGATTTCATGGAAGGCCTGGCGGCCGTTGACATCCATTTGCACGTGGCTGAAGCTATATCCCCGCGGGCGGATTGTTCCGCCGGCAAGTGCGAGAGCGTCCTTAAAGGAGACGCCGTCCGAACCGTCGCGCAATTCGTAAATACCGGGACGAACAACGTCACCGTCGACCGCAATCGTGGCACCGATTACCGGAACCACTATCCGGTCTCCATCCATCAGCGAGATATCCGCCCCGTTCTGGCCGAGGAGCAGATTATAGAGGTCAATATTGTACACCTCTTTACCCCGATACACCTTGATATTGCGAAGCGAGCCGGTCTTCTTGACGCCACCGGACAGCAGCAGCACTTCCAGTCCGGATGACAGACTTGTCGTACGCACAACCCCCGGCTCAAAAACCTCCCCGGCAACAATAACGGATATCATGCGGAAGGACGCCAGCGAGACATCAACTTCCGTGCCGATCATGGTGTCGGCCACAACCTCCTGCAGCATTCTGCGGGCCTCCCCCAGAGGCCGGCCGACGACCGTTAGGGGGCGAAGGTCCGGAATAACCAGCCGACCATTCCGATCAACCTTGACACTGTAGGAATTTGTTTTTGAGCCCTGGAAATTGATGACAAGCTCGTCACCAACGCCGAGAATGTAATTGTCGGAGACTGCGCCGGTAATGACTTCATTTTCCTGGGGAATTTGTTCAAAAAGTTTATATCCGAACTGACGGATCTCGGAAGAAAGACGCGCCTGAAAATCCTCTTCGAGCCGGGACAACTCCTCATAGCGGAGACTTTGGAGGTCCGACCGGTCATAGAGGGCCTGCTGCTCGCGTCCCTTGTCCAGTGGAGATGTAATTTCAGTCGGTCGGGAAGTCGTGCCGGCTTTTTTCTTCAGGCTCTCGACCAGGGAGTCATCCAGATACTGAGCTGATACAGACTGGGCAAAAAATACAAAAAGGAGACAGAAAAAATAGAGAATTTTTTTCAATGGCCGAATATATGTTCCCATTCCTTGGTTGATCCCTGTATGAGCCAGTTTTATCCGGGTATGGTACAGCCCCGGCTTTGCAGCACCTTAGCATAGTTAATATCGTCATCAAGTCCAGCGCTGATTGACAGGATGGGGTTATAAAATTGTGCCGGCATTAAGCCAATAGTTTTTTGAATCCACTGACATATTTTCTCTGGCTGACCGGGCCTCCTCCAGGCTTGCAAACAGCCCGAAACAGGTCGCCCCGCTTCCCGACATGGCGGCATACAGACACCCCGACAAGCCGGCAATTTCATCAATCAGTCCCGCCACTTCGGGAACACGCTGACAAGCCGGTCGCTGCAGGTCATTTGAACTGTTTTGTAAAATGGATAACAGCTGATCCGGCGTGGCGATTTCGCGAGGCAGCCGTCGTTCCGGTGAAAAAGAAAAGCCGGATGCCTTCAGGTCGCCGAATATCCGGGCCGTTTCAACCGATATGCCGGGATTGGCAAGCAATATATAGAGCGGAAAATCAAGTTTCACCGGCGTTATAGCCTCCCCAACGGATTGCATCCGCAGGCTCCTGCTGACAAGACAGGCCGGCACATCCGCCCCCAGAGAAAGTGCTACTTCATTCAGATGATCTGCCCCAAGAGCGCCGGGATAGAGACGGGTCAGCAGGCGAAGCGCTGCGGCGGCGTCGGCCGAACCGCCGCCAATTCCGGAAGCCACCGGCAGGTTCTTGGTCAGTACAAACCGGCCAGTCACCTGAACCCCGGCATTTGTCGCAAAGGACCGGATTGCCCGACAGACAAGATTGTTTTCGTCCGCCTCAAGTCCTGCGGCAAACGGCCCCGTGATCTCGAAGGCAAGACCGTCGCCGGGATAATAGTCGAGCCTGTCGCCACAATCGGCAAAGACCACAAGACTGTCCAGCAGGTGATAGCCATCGGCCCGTCGGCCCGTCACTCTCAAGTCCAGGTTAATCTTGGCCGGTGCTGCTTCCGTAAAGCGGGGAACGTTATCTGGAGGAGTTGCCATGTTTGATTTTATTCTTGATCTCGGACACCTTTTCATCGTCCGGGTTCAATGACAGGGCATGACGCCACTGGAACCTGGCTTCATTCTTGCGGCCGACCGCCCAGTAGGCATCCCCCAGGTGATCATTGATTGCCCAGTCATCGGCCTGCAGCATCACCGCCTTTTCCAGGACTTCCACTGCACGACCGTGTTCCCCCATTTTAAACAGGGCCCAGCCCAGGCTGTCCACGATATAGCCGTCATGGGGGCGAAGCTCCACCGCTTTTTCCAGCATGGCCCGGGCTTTGTCAACATTGATGCCGCGGTCCACCCAGCTGTAGGCCAGATAGTTGAGAACCTGGGGCTGGTCGGGCCGGAGCTCCAGCGCCTTCAGGAAATCCTTTTCGGCCTCGTCCCATCTTTGCTCCCGCTCCAGGACGATGCCGCGCGTGTAAAAGGCCGCCCAGTGTTTTTCTTCCGGTTCACCAAAACTTTTGATCAGTTTGTCATAGGCATCGGCTGCTTCGGCAAATCTGTTGTTCATGCGGTACAGATCACCCATCACACCGAAAAGCTGATGCTTGTCCGGAAATTCCCTGGCAAGATCGCGCAGCATAGCGACCGCCTTGTCCAGTTCACCGATCTTTTCATAGATCCAGGCCTGTTGCATGCGGGACTGGTAGTAAAGATGATCTTTCTTCTTGATATTCTGCAGCACTTCCAGGGCGCCATCATAATATTCGTCAATTTCGAAAATCTGGCCCAGCAGGAAATCCGCTTCCGGGAAATCCTTGCGCATGTATTTGCCGTACCTGAGATAAAGGGTCGCCGGCGTTCTGATATTGTCCTGCATGAGGAAGGTGGCCGCCGAGTAGAAGATCTCGGCCATCCCGTCACGGTAATTATCGATGTGGTGCTTCGCCAGTTTTCCTTTTTCCAACTGGTCCAGCCGGAGTTTCAGGGTTTCGTTGTCCGGCGCTTTTTCCAGATAGTTCAGGAACAGTTCCCGGGCGGCATCCTCCCGGCCCTCGCGGGCCAGCAACATCCCATAGGCCTCAACAGTCCGCAGGGTAAGCGCCCCCAGCGATCCAAGCGCATCGACATAGAGTTCCTCGGCGCGGGC comes from Emcibacter nanhaiensis and encodes:
- a CDS encoding 4-(cytidine 5'-diphospho)-2-C-methyl-D-erythritol kinase, whose translation is MATPPDNVPRFTEAAPAKINLDLRVTGRRADGYHLLDSLVVFADCGDRLDYYPGDGLAFEITGPFAAGLEADENNLVCRAIRSFATNAGVQVTGRFVLTKNLPVASGIGGGSADAAAALRLLTRLYPGALGADHLNEVALSLGADVPACLVSRSLRMQSVGEAITPVKLDFPLYILLANPGISVETARIFGDLKASGFSFSPERRLPREIATPDQLLSILQNSSNDLQRPACQRVPEVAGLIDEIAGLSGCLYAAMSGSGATCFGLFASLEEARSARENMSVDSKNYWLNAGTIL
- a CDS encoding SLBB domain-containing protein; the encoded protein is MGTYIRPLKKILYFFCLLFVFFAQSVSAQYLDDSLVESLKKKAGTTSRPTEITSPLDKGREQQALYDRSDLQSLRYEELSRLEEDFQARLSSEIRQFGYKLFEQIPQENEVITGAVSDNYILGVGDELVINFQGSKTNSYSVKVDRNGRLVIPDLRPLTVVGRPLGEARRMLQEVVADTMIGTEVDVSLASFRMISVIVAGEVFEPGVVRTTSLSSGLEVLLLSGGVKKTGSLRNIKVYRGKEVYNIDLYNLLLGQNGADISLMDGDRIVVPVIGATIAVDGDVVRPGIYELRDGSDGVSFKDALALAGGTIRPRGYSFSHVQMDVNGRQAFHEITGNPKLKSSEALIASLKENSQLGRVELLGHVKAPGVRSLASAPTLKKMLGSLDNLEDDPYLLFGAIDRVDETTRSRRLIEFSPRKVMLGGEDFALKDRDRVIFFGRKDIAFLISEKVRNVILSGEYSDEEFKDEEEKRQKYCQPLENLARIIADSQSERFATAVRAVFVRKGAEEEKSRDREKLVDGELRAQYADKDMLAGASDKARTSEVVPSRATQEQMEKEYEETRERLCPAVFSETQNLLPFMLEYVVSVDGAIRQPGVYPVVKKTSLDALLSVSGGLSNDANTSRIEVANYVIEDSSKQFFINWDYVNSANQDLAKVLINPGGGVRVSSLFSNFEPGAVLLSGEFREPGVYTIRKGEKLSDLIVRAGGFTDQAYPYGAIFTRKRVKEIQQAQLKQAAQSLQSAMVSASVKKNVDADSLMAAQTLTDQLTSAEVIGRVVIEADPVKLLLDPSKDIVLEAGDALYVPKRPNFIVTVGDVLNPSALQFVPGKGVAQYLDEVGGFTRSADEDRVYIVYPNGVARPVNLSSWGGDNDLSVPPGTAIVVPTDFSPYDTLTLVKEIGSIVSSLAVSAASLAVIFTN
- a CDS encoding tetratricopeptide repeat protein — encoded protein: MFDRIKTIGGGATRTTGRWARIALLTALLSGSSMVAQANVDQVEEDKKPYGAYLAGLHARATMDIGAAADYHQQALELDPDNLSLLARTFSLCIADGQYDCASRVADHLVELDRADSLIRLYQFLELARDKRFKKAREYLEQVGDAGVYSLFKPLFSAWMAAEDGDEKQASAVLEELLQKDSFRDFKKFHAALIYEFTGNDARAEELYVDALGSLGALTLRTVEAYGMLLAREGREDAARELFLNYLEKAPDNETLKLRLDQLEKGKLAKHHIDNYRDGMAEIFYSAATFLMQDNIRTPATLYLRYGKYMRKDFPEADFLLGQIFEIDEYYDGALEVLQNIKKKDHLYYQSRMQQAWIYEKIGELDKAVAMLRDLAREFPDKHQLFGVMGDLYRMNNRFAEAADAYDKLIKSFGEPEEKHWAAFYTRGIVLEREQRWDEAEKDFLKALELRPDQPQVLNYLAYSWVDRGINVDKARAMLEKAVELRPHDGYIVDSLGWALFKMGEHGRAVEVLEKAVMLQADDWAINDHLGDAYWAVGRKNEARFQWRHALSLNPDDEKVSEIKNKIKHGNSSR